One Ranitomeya variabilis isolate aRanVar5 chromosome 4, aRanVar5.hap1, whole genome shotgun sequence genomic window, TTAACATAGAAGACCCATAAGTCAGAGGATTTCTATTGTATGTTATATTTATCATACTAATCTATGAATCACCCTAACAAAGGATGAATTTTAGAGTAAAAGCATAGCCAGAATTTCTTCATGGAGATATACATCAAGTCCCTCCCAGCTAACAGGAAATGGGGAACACTTTAATGACCAGAAATAGCAATCACTTTACATAAAGCCTCCACAGGAAACAAGCAAAGGACAATTGTTCATTCAGACCCTAAGGGGTCATTGCGTCCATTCTAAAGGTCCATTCACATTCTCTCTGTAAGATTCTTTTTATCCATATTACCCCCTCTAGGGTTGGGTTTTACAACCTCAATGGCCATAAATCTGACATTCATCATATCACCCAGATGTTGAAGTCTCGTGTGTCTCGCTAGAGTGGTTTCCCTGTTATTTCTGATGTCCCCCATATGTTCACCTACCCTCCTACGAAGCTCCCTCTTAGTTTTGCCAATATAGTCCTTTGAACAGGGacaggtggccatgtataccacccCTGAGGACCTGCAGTTAGAAAAATCCCTCTGATAGAAGACCTTTCCTGTGGAGGAGCTCACAAAGGCTTTATTGGGTTTCATCCATTTACACAGGGATTGTTATCAAGCCACGTACCCCCACCTCTTGGTCTACTGTAGTGGCTATGAACCAATACATCTTTTAGTGACTTTCCTCTTCTATAGGTGATATCTGGGTGAGGACCTAACAGATCCCTGAGGTCCGGATCCATTTTAAGGATGTCCCAGTGTCTATTTATAATTTCCCTCACTTTATGATGTTGATGATCATCATAGGTCCCTATGATCCTGATCACATCCTTTGTTCTTTCCCGTGAGATGTCATGCTTGTGTAGTAGCTGTTGTCTACTTTTATTAGTTGCACCCTGATAAGCTGTTTCCAAAACATGCCTAGGGTAGCCTTTTTCCATAACATAAAATAAGGAATGAcaaggtgttgtcctagtagtaAGACAACTGTTTTAAGAAGTTACAATTTTTGGTTAaatatttccaacattctgaacatgaaaaaggcttctcccctgtgcaaCTTCTCTGATGGAATTCAACTCTTTAATAaacatgtaaaacatttcccacattaggaACAGGAAAAGGCTTCTCcgctgtgtgaattctttggtgtctaacaagatctgatttccgattacaatatttcccacattctgaacatgaaaaaggcttctaacctgtgtggattctctggtggctatcaagatgcgcttgcaggttaaaatatttcccacattctgaacatgaaaaaggcttctcccctgtgtggattctctggtgcttaaccaaatttgatttctggttaaaatatttcccacattctgaacatgaaaaaggcttctcccctgtgtggattctctcgtggctatcaagatgcgctttcaggttaaaacatttcccacattctgaacatgaaaaaggcttctcatctgtgtgagttctctggtgcttaaccaaatctgatttctggttaaaatatttcccacattctgaacatgaaaaaggcttctcccctgtgtggattctctcgtggctatcaagatgcgctttccagttaaaacatttcccacattctgaacaggaaaaaggcttctcccctgtgtggattctctggtgctgaaccaaatttgatttctggttaaaatatttcccacattctgaacatgaaaaaggcttctcccctgtgtggattctctcgtggctatcaagatgcgctttcagattaaaacatttcccacattctgaacatgaaaaaggcttctcacctgtgtgagttctctggtgcttaaccaaatctgatttctggttaaaatatttcccacattctgaacatgaaaacggcttctcccctgtgtggattctctggtgcttaaccaaatttgatttgcggctaaaacatttcccacattctgaacatgaaaaaggcttctcacctgtgtgagttctctggtgcttaaccaaatttgatttgtggttaaaacatttcccacattctgaacatgaaaaagacttctcccctgtgtggattctctggtgcttaaccaaatttgatttctggttaaaatatttcccacattctgaacatgaaaaaggcttctcccctgtgtggattctctcgtggctatcaagatgcgctttcagattaaaacatttcccacattctgaacatgaaaaaggcttctcacctgtgtgagttctctggtgcttaaccaaatctgatttctggttaaaatatttcccacattctgaacatgaaaacggcttctcccctgtgtggattctctggtgcttaaccaaatttgatttgcggctaaaacatttcccacattctgaacatgaaaaaggcttctcacctgtgtgagttctctggtgcttaaccaaatttgatttgtggttaaaacatttcccacattctgaacaggaaaaaggcttttctcctgtgtgtaatctccggtgggtatcaagatgcgctttctgattaaaacatttcccacattctgaacatgaaaaagactgctcacctgtgtgagttctctggtgctcaagaaaatttgatttgtgtgtaaaatatttaccacattctgaacatgaaaaaggcttctcccctgtgtggattctctggtggctatcaagatgtgcTTTCTGAttaaaatgtttcccacattctgaacatgaaaaaggcttctcacctgtgtgagttctctggtgcttaaccaaatttgatttgtggttaaaacatttcccacattctgaacatgaaaaaggcttctcccctgtgtgtgttctttggtgtttaacaagattccacttctggttaaaacatctcccacacttggaacaagaaaatctattctctgctgtgtgaattttttgatgcttaAGAAAAGATTCTTGGAGGGAAAAATGATTTCCATATTCTAACAGTGAAAATGGCTTCTTTACTTCAggaccaatttgttttttaatgcttattttgtgactttgattttccttagtagtcggtaatgaatcagaagacaggacctgtttcaaaagatcagatgatagatctttgctgtgaagggaggaTGGTAtacctggagtaatggcattcacttcaattgtatcctgtgggatctcaagattatctgatttaaaaactgaagatgtcagctgcccctctgatcgcctggtgcagtcatctgttaaaaataaaaccaattagttttcataaaaaaatccTTGAATTTTACATATTTTAACATTTGTACGTAAACTATCTACATGACAAGTTATGTTGAATACGTAATTATTCACTAAgaatagtttcacatttgcgttagaatctgcagcgtttaatccgcaaacgcaagtacaggaaaaaacgcatagaagcgcatacaaacgcagcggtttttagacgcatgcggtttaaaaacgctgcgtttccatGCTTTTCATGCGCTTGCGTTTTTTTgtgtgcatggtggaaaattttacaggagaaaaatctagataaccagacgccgccaatgggactacagagggcatgcattatgggatatctatatatagaccctaggattgCTGAATCTtaccagtgtgctactgtatcctgtgtcatgatggatctttgcatggatagcttttactttaacctggatctaagcatcaagctttttcttgtatgtgcgtttgcttgggagcaacaccgaaaccgtgaaagacagaaggacacggcgtaggtgtttttggcaacaccccattatagaactccgggagagccatggagcatatcacacgctgtatggcgagcttaatgccaacccgaacaaattcctggaatataccaggatgtcgcaagactcttttttggggttgcttgctcgtgttcaaggagtcatccggagacaggacacccagctccgtagagcgattccagcagaggaacgtctcctggttaccttaaggtatgtaataattctaaacaaatgccagtcataatgccagtcataattattgttggtctgacatgtattctttgtattttcctttatgtctttagcagaataACGGTAGATAAGgaaaatgcacacggcactcaagattcctatgtggtgctcaagtcaggtttccagcccgtcaatccaataatcaaaataacttggcactcagaagattaTTTGCAAGATGAATTATTccattttatttgtgcatccagttaaagaataaacgttttcgatccatacatcagaccttcatcagaaattcctttttaTCAAACTGGAAAAATGCACGTAGATATATCAAGGCCAGATAGGCCTGAGCTGGGtaacccggtgtaacaggccagattatacccccaggccagactatacccggggttaaagtggcctaggctagattataccccgggtatactttggcctaggccaaactataccccggggtataaaatagcctaggccaaagtatacccctccaggccagattataccccccagggtaagctgagggaaagctgctcattcttctaggtcacagctccccctcccatcgggcactgctccttttcaagctcctccacctctggtgacgccagggatctccctttctaagccccaccccctccctatagtcacatgtgacatgaaatcttcagccctgctcgtgccagctcgttgtcttggcgccttggatatgcttggaaaagggctttgtatacctagggggcactgacgagcactgaggggtgggtggggaacccctttactggttgctatgggatatagcatgatcactctatcctagcaacaccttggatacgcttggaaaaggggtttatctatcttgggggcaccattgcagcactgcgggtgggtggggaaaccttttactggttgctatgggattttacatgatcactctatcctagcaacgccttgaatacgcttgaaaaaggggtttatctaccttgggggcactctcgcagcacttaaggataggtggttaaccccttaggtggttgctatgggattttacatgaccactttatcctagcaacggcttgtatacgcttggaaaaggggtttatctaccttgggggcacccttgcagcactgtggggaagccggggaacccttttactggttgctatgggattttacatgaccaatttatcctagcaacgccttgtatacgcttggaaaaggggttaatctaccttgggggcaccctcacagcactgcggggtgggtggggaacccttttactggttgctatgggattttacatggccattctatcctagcaacgccttggatacgcttaaaaaatgggtttatctaccatgggggcaccctcgcagcactgcggggaagccggggaacccttttactgaggaaggaaacagcacaaaaattcaaaagctgacttaggccatagtatacccccgggggataaactttataccagggggtataaaatagtttttatagtatttctctaggccataatgttatcacttcactgtttttctcaccctattgcttatttgttgaaaagtgtgcagatctgaactgacagtagatggcgctgtcctgtcagtgcatagttaatgataacttgttttgtatgttctctatgacacctctctgctctctatgacaccaaatcttttccaattttgacaaccatggaagatcaattgtatgaccagcttttgagattctacactgcaacagaacaaaggtaccctcagtatacctacgatctacctcctgagaaacgtgcaaatgccaagtcccagtttagacaaacagcaaagccatatcgagcccaaggaggaattgtttatcatagggaaaaggaggttcttactaaaagtcgactgccaaatatcctgaaggcctgtcatgacaacccaatatctgggggccattttggcagagataaaactttagccaaaatctctgaccggttttactggaagggaatgaaaaatgacgttcaccagtatgtgaaagcctgtcaaaaatgttttgttataaatcccaaaatcacaaaggaagctccaccactcaacagtatatcagtgcctggaaaagtatggagcttagttgggattgatatgattggccctcttcaggaaacatcaaatggcaacaaatatatagttgctgccactgataatttctccaaatggactgaagcaacagctgtcccagataagagtgccaagtcagtggcaaattttttgtactc contains:
- the LOC143766499 gene encoding uncharacterized protein LOC143766499, encoding MDMDRDKMAERILHLTLEILFRLTGEDYTVMKKTSSEHCQDPVSEGWRRPLSPVTGPPPHLIHEDINNQKILELTYKMIELLTGEVPIRCQDVAVYLSMEEWEYLAGHKDVYKEVMMEVPQPLTSPVLSSRRTTPERCPCPLLPQDCKQEDPNVPQDHQGEDLTHINTTETYVRGDEWCKEEIPTYNYPDDCTRRSEGQLTSSVFKSDNLEIPQDTIEVNAITPGIPSSLHSKDLSSDLLKQVLSSDSLPTTKENQSHKISIKKQIGPEVKKPFSLLEYGNHFSLQESFLKHQKIHTAENRFSCSKCGRCFNQKWNLVKHQRTHTGEKPFSCSECGKCFNHKSNLVKHQRTHTGEKPFSCSECGKHFNQKAHLDSHQRIHTGEKPFSCSECGKYFTHKSNFLEHQRTHTGEQSFSCSECGKCFNQKAHLDTHRRLHTGEKPFSCSECGKCFNHKSNLVKHQRTHTGEKPFSCSECGKCFSRKSNLVKHQRIHTGEKPFSCSECGKYFNQKSDLVKHQRTHTGEKPFSCSECGKCFNLKAHLDSHERIHTGEKPFSCSECGKYFNQKSNLVKHQRIHTGEKSFSCSECGKCFNHKSNLVKHQRTHTGEKPFSCSECGKCFSRKSNLVKHQRIHTGEKPFSCSECGKYFNQKSDLVKHQRTHTGEKPFSCSECGKCFNLKAHLDSHERIHTGEKPFSCSECGKYFNQKSNLVQHQRIHTGEKPFSCSECGKCFNWKAHLDSHERIHTGEKPFSCSECGKYFNQKSDLVKHQRTHTDEKPFSCSECGKCFNLKAHLDSHERIHTGEKPFSCSECGKYFNQKSNLVKHQRIHTGEKPFSCSECGKYFNLQAHLDSHQRIHTG